Below is a genomic region from Chloroflexota bacterium.
CTTCTCCACCTCCAGATCGTACCGCGCCTGGAGGTTCATCCAGAACCGCTCGGACAGGCCAAAGTACCGCGACAGCCGCAGCGCCGTGTTCGCGGTAATGGCCCGCTTGCCGTGCACGATTTCGTTGATGCGCCGTGGGGGCACGCCGATGTCCTTCGCCAGGCGGTATTGGCTGATGCCCATCGGCCGTAGGAACTCCTCAAGCAGAATCTCCCCCGGATGCACCGGCGCGAATCG
It encodes:
- a CDS encoding HigA family addiction module antidote protein, which translates into the protein MAETRFAPVHPGEILLEEFLRPMGISQYRLAKDIGVPPRRINEIVHGKRAITANTALRLSRYFGLSERFWMNLQARYDLEVEKDRLGGRLEQEVKALAGPAVATVAEDKPPYTA